acaagatactactgaacctcgtagatcaaccagagtaagatccacaccaaagtggtatggtaatcctgttctggaagtcatgctactagatcatgatgaacctacgaactatgaagaagcgatgatgagcccagattccgcaaaatggcttgaagccatgaaatctgagatgggatccatgtatgagaacaaagtgtggactttggttgacttgcccaatgatcggcaagcaattgagaataaatggatcttcaagaagaagactgacgctgacaataatgttactgtctacaaagctcgacttgtcgcaaaaggtttttgacaagttcaagggattgactacgatgagaccttctcacccgtagcgatgcttaagtctgtccgaatcatgttagcaattgccgcattttatgattatgaaatttggcaaatggatgtcaaaactgcattcctgaatggatttctggaagaagagttgtatatgatgcagccagaaggttttgtcgatccaaagggagctaacaaagtgtgcaagctccatcgatccatttatggactggtgcaagcctctcggagttggaataaacgctttgatagtgtgatcaaagcatttggttttgtacagacttttggagaagcctgtatttacaagaaagtgagtaggagctctgtagcatttctgatattatatgtagatgacatagtactaatcggaaatgatatagaatttctggatagcataaagggatacttgaataagagtttttcaatgaaagaccttggtgaagctgcttacatattgggcattaagatctatagagatagatcaagacgcttaattggactttcacaaagcacataccttgacaaagttttgaagaagttaaaaatggatcaagcaaagaaaggattcttgcctgtgttacaaggtgtgaaattgagtaagactcaatgcccgaccactgcagaagatagagagaaaatgaaagatgttccctatgcttcagccataggctctatcatgtatgcaatgttgtgtactagacctgatgtgtgtcttgctataagtctagcagggaggtaccaaagtaatccaggagtggatcactagatagcggtcaagagcatcctgaaatacctgaaaaggactaaggatatgtatcgcgtatatggaggtgacaaagagctcatcgtaaatggttacattgatgcaagctttgacactgatccggacgattctaaatcgcaaaccggatacgtgtttacattaaacggtggagctgtcaattggtgcagttctaaacaaagcattgtggcgggatctacatgtgaagcggagtacatagctgcttcagaagcagcaaacgaaggagtctggatgaaagagttcatatccgatctaggtgtcatacctagtgcatcgggtccaatgaaaatcttttgtgacaatactggtgcaattgccttggcaaaggaatccagatttcacaagagaaccaaacacatcaagagacgcttcaataccatccgggatctagtccaggtgcgagacatagagatttgcaagatacatacggatctgaatgtagcagacccattgactaagcctcttccacgagcaaaacatgatcagcaccaaagctccaagggtgttagaataattactgtgcaatctagattattgactctagtgcaagtgggagactgaaggaaatatgccctagaggcaataataaagttattattttatttccttatatcatgataaatgtttattattcatgctagaattgtattatccggaaacatgatacttgtgtgaatacatagacaaactaaacatcactagtatgcctctacttgactagctcgttaatcaaaaatggttatgtttcctaaccatagacatgtgttgtcatttgattaacgggatcacatcattaggagaatgatgtgattgacatgacccattccattagcttagcacccgatcgtttagtatgttgctattgctttcttcatgacttatatgttcctatgactatgagattatgcaactcccgtttgccggaggaacactttgtgtgctaccaaacgtcacaacgtaactgggtgattataaaggagctctacaggtgtctccaaaggtacatcttgggttggcgtatttcgagattaggatttgtcactccgattgtcggagaggtatctctgggccctctcggtaatacacatcacataagccttgcaagcattgcaactaatgagttagttgcgagatgatgtattacgaaacgagtaaagagacttgccggtaacaagattgaactaggtattgagataccgacgatcgaatctcaggcaagtaacatactgatgacaaagggaacaatgtatgttgttatgcggtctgaccgataaagatcttcgtagaatatgtaggagccaatatgagcatccaggttccgctattggttattgaccggagacgtgtcccggtcatgtctacattgttctcgaacccatagggtccacacgcttaaggtttcgatgacagttatattatgagtttatgagttttgatgtaccgaaagagttcggagtcccggatgagatcggggacatgacgaggagtctcgaaatggtcgagacataaagatagatatattggaagcctatgtttggacatcggaagtgttccgggtgaaatcggcattttaccggagtaccgggaggctaccggaaccccccggtaacctaatgggccttaatgggcctagtggaggaagaggagaggaggcctaggggctgtcgcgcgcccctccccccaagtctgaattggacaaggtggggggcggtgcccccctttcctttcttccctctcctccttcccccaagtcctaatccaactagggaaagggggggagtcctactcccggtaggagtaggactcctccggcgcacctcctcctagggccagccgcaccccccttgctcctttatatacaggggcaagggggcacctctagacacacaaattgatcctcgtgatcgttttcttaaccgtgtgcggtgcccccttccaccatactcctcgataatattgtagcggtgcttaggcgaagccctgcgatggtagaacatcaagatcatcaccacaccgtcgtgctgatggaactcttccccgacacttttctggatcggagtccggggatcgtcatcgagctgaacgtgtgttaaaactcggaggtgccgtagtttcggtgcttgatcggtcgggccgtgaagacgtatgactacatcaaccgcgttgtcataacgcttccgctgtcggtctacgagggtacatagactacactctcccctctcgttgctatgcatcaccatgatcttgcgtgtgcgtaggattttttttgaaattactacgttcctcaacagatagatcattgtgtgtgcgtagaatttttttattttccatgcaacgattcccaacaaatGTGCCATGGCTACCATGGACGACGTTTTGAAGAAAATCAACTATTTCCGTAATCATAACCAGATTATCAAGTGGTCCGAAGAGATGGACAGGGACATGGACATAGGGGAACTATTAAGAGAGCATGGTCGCCTCCAAAAGGTGTTGACCAAAATCATCAACAAAGAGGTTGTAAATGAGGATGGGAGGTTTCATTTCCAGCTAGAGCGAGATGAAGAATGACTTCACCGAGTCGAAGACATGTTGCAGTAATCAATTGTGAGCGATACAGTGCTTCAAAACATCTTGATTCATTGTTCATTTTATGAGTTGATAATTTTACATGTTTATTTGTTTGCCCTACACTTTTTATGTTGTGTGTTTGCTTCATTAATAATCTTAATTATTGTAACACCGTTGTAATATGATTGTTTGAATTTCATGGGATGATTGAGTGCAAAATACCGCTTCAGCACCAAAATAACGCTGCCGCAGCAGCAATTTCTCTATGCTAACATCGGTACCGGTAGCGGGTAGCAAAGGTGCATGCCACTGCTAGTACGCGCAACAGTTGCGGGTAGCGATTTTACATGTGGCAGGAGGTCAATGGCGGGTGGCCTTGAGAGCCTGGCCCATCACTACTAGGCCTTTTGCACCCGCCACTACTGGGCATTCCTGCAGTagtgggaagaggaggaggaggagctggctTCGATGAAGGTGGAGGCAGAGTTGCCGGGCTTCAACATGAAGTAGACGGAGGCGGAGTTCACCGTCACCCAGTCTGACAAGATGGCGGAGCAACAGGCCATCCTGGAGTctatccaggatgaggcctatgtgtgCCGTCGGAGCCGGGCACATAGATCGTCGACATCTCCGACAATGAGTAGCTAAGTGATCGACGTAGTACGTAAGTTTATTTTGTTTGCATGTGTTTGTATGGATTTAAGAATCTAGTATGAAATGTCTGGATGCAACAAGTGAAATTTGAGGCATGCCCTAAAAGATAAAAGAAGGGCACGACAAGGGCCCTTGGCTATCAAAGTTTTCGCGTGCATGTGTTCAttgtgatttgatgtgatcgatcctgtgggcgAGTTCtaacagttggtatcagagcaaggtccaGAAGTCGAGCGCTTGCCCCGGGGTTGCGACCCGactagcgcctcggggcgggcGATGAACTCGCTGGGTGGTGCAGCGATGAGGAGGTTCTGGCGATCGTCGTTCGGCAGAGCGACATGGAGGAAGACGGCAGGATGTCGTCAGCAAGGTGGTAGAAGATGATCGTTGATGGGAGTGGTGGTGCCGAGGTGCGGTGCCAGAAAGTCATCAAGATCGTCGTCTACGAGGTGTTGGATGAGTCAAGGAGTCGTGCGAGTTTGCATGGTTAGTTGTCGTTTCGTCTGTCAGTCGTCGTCGTGTCCAAGTGCTCGTCTTGGTGATGATTCGTTGCAGTGGAAGCGGTGTGCACGGTGTTCCGTGAGTCATTTCCATGTCCTCGTGGAGCGTCCTGGTTGCGGTCAGTGTGGATTCGGTGTGATGCCAAAGGCGGACGATGGTAGGCGAAGCCATCGTAAAGCGAGGAGGTGTGCGATCAGTGGAGAGTGGATCTACTGCAAGCAAGTACAAGGAGTATGGTGTGAACCGAGTGCAAGACAGCGGCCAAGCAATGGCGATGGCACAACATGGCAGCAAAGGAGAGGCGCTGCATGTTTTCAAGCGGTTCATACTTATTGTACGGATATGGTGATTGAGTTGATGTGTTGACTAGTCGCGAATCAGCAACGATTCAAGACTAGACGGAGCACGAGGAAGATGGCAAGTCAAGATTAGAGGGTGAATGTTAGAAATAATCTTGATTGAGTAGTAGTGTCATAACTTGAGTTAGTTTTCTAGCTATTGTATACGTGAGTTAGCTTGCCAGTTTGTCCTAATACTAGTAGCAGTAGGATTGGTCATGTACGTATAGGTTTAGGAATTGTATCCGGCTAGTTAGGATAGGTTGAGTCCTAGGAGGACAAGTCCGTTCAGAAGTCCAAGCCGGTGGCTTGGAGTCAGGTCATATGCGTGTGTGTATATATGCACGTATAGGGTTGCAAGATTGTAACAAAAGTGTGTGGAGAAAACAGAAAAGGACTGTGATATTTGGCACACATGTGTGATATAAGCAAAACTGCCATACCTCTATTTCTTTCATCTTAAAGTACTATACGATCCCTCGTTCTTTGACCTCGCCTCTTCCCAAATGATCCCGCAGGCTCGCCTGAGAAACCTTCTTCTCCCGCACATCTCGGGCGCTCACCCCCGAGAAAACTGCCACTTCTTCACGTCTACCACATGATTTTTCCTCAGGACAAAGTTACCATGTTATTTGTATGCAAGTTATCAGGCCTGTGTTGCATAACttaccgtgctatttacatagAACGTATTAGGTACTATGCTTCAACAACTACACCCTTTCAAAGTTACCACTGTGTTTTGTACAGAAGTTATAAGGTCTTCGATGTGTAAAATACCGTGGtatttacacataagttatcagggtatatgtacatcaacctcccccggtcaaagttaccatgggggATTGTACATGAGTTACCAGGTCTACAGTTCGTATATTATCATGGTACTTGCACCTAAAAACCTAGGTGTGTTTCGATAGCTTTTTCCATAGGtcaaaaattaccatgatgtttttgCGTAACTTATCACGCCTATAGCACGTGTGCCCCTCATGGCACTAAACATTATATGACTTTCCCGTGGCACGCCATGTGTTGTGTTCATTCAAGAGGCCCACGCGCGAGGCGAGTGTATGTTTTTAACAACTTAtatatttttcttccgtaaaaaagttaccatcatgtttatattgcaagttatcggttatgcggtgcttatattatcatgttatttacacaaaaattATTGGGGATGTTTTGAACAACTTTTCCCGGGGCAAAaagttatcatgttatttacacagaagataccagagtatcttttcaaaaaaacatccctacggtcaaagttaccatggtgctTCTACCTCAGTTATCATATGTGCGCTGCGTATATTACcatctatttacacataaattatcaGGTATCTTTTCACATTTGTTTTCCCCTATGGTTAAAGTTACCACGATGTTTGTATCTAAATTATCAGGTCCATGACATGAATGTTATCGTGCTATTTACAGAAATTATCAGGGGGCGGGTTCAACAAATTTATTCCCAATGATCAAAGTTACCACGATGCTTGAAACAAAAAGTTTTTCAGTGCTAACATATTAAAGGcaaaaacatgtcaaaaacagTATTTCTCTTAGAATGTTCAACAATGAGTGTGATAGGTGAGGTGGTTAGTTCCCTTTGTTAATTACATGTAAACCAGAGATCAAATCCTAGTCTAAGCATTATTTTTGCTAAAAATTGAGAAGGCTTGTGGGGCCATAAATGACGATTACGAAAATTAGGAATGCACGAGCGGGTGTGCCCGATAAAATCAGGGAGAACGTGCGGGAAAGGAAAGAAATCAGAGGAGGACGTGCGGGAAAGGAAAGAAATCGGAGGAGAACGTGAGGGAAAGGAAAGAAATCGGGAGGTCGTGCGAAAAAGGAAGGAAACCGGGAGAGAATTGATGGCGTTGGATACGTGTGGCAGTTTCGCAATCTGCCACACGGTTGCCATATACATAtttcaaacagaaaataaaagataaAAGAAGGGCACGACAAGGGCCCTTTGCTATCAAAGTTTTCACGTGCGCGTGTTTatcgtgatttgatgtgatcgatcctgtgggcgAGTTCTAACATGCCCTTGGAGTCAGGTCATatgcgtgtgtgtgtatatatgcacGTATAGGGTTGCAAGATTGTAACAAAAGTGTGtggagaaaacagaaaataaaagataaAAGAAGTGCACGGTAAGGGCTTTTTGCTATCAAAGTTTTCACGTGCGCGTGTTCATCGTGATTTGATGTAATCGATCCTGTGGGCGAGTTCTAACATGCCCGATCACTGCCGCGAAAACACCAGACGCGTCCGTGGGTGTTTGAGGGATCATATTTGATATATTTAACTGTAGATGCTCTTGTAGCAGGAAAAAAGTTCACGAACCACTCAAACAGAAGCTAGGGTCTGCGATCTTTCAACGGCACACCTGTGCCTGCCTACAGTAGCGATCGACGGCAGCTGCATGCCCTCTCGTAACACGTACCTGCGCCGACGACGCACTGTCGTGCCGCCCAGTGCACCCACGTGCAAGTGCCACGCCAACCAAAACTCGCCTATAAAAGGCAGCCTACACACGATGCTAAGCCCAGGCTCACTCAAACACAGCCACACAACACCCTCCTCACTACACCAGAACCTCCCAGTAGCAATGGCAAAGTGCCTCGCGGTCGCGCTCCTCCTGCTGGTGGCGCTCGCGTACTGCGACGGGAGGGAGCTGAACCAGAAGGGCCAGGCACTTGCAACGGCACGCGGTGCCGGTGGTGGCATCGGCGAGGAGAAGATTTTGGGGTTGCCAGAGTTGCCGCTTGTGGGAACCGTTACAGGGACCAGTACCGTTACCGGCCCTGCGGTGGTGCTTCCTGCTATCCCGGCTCACCCATGATCATCTCCGGTTCATGTGCTGGCTTACAAGATGAAGCTGAACTTGCGGCTTCAGACTTCTAGCCAGCACCCCGTCCGGAAGATAAACACCGGCCTGACCGGCGTTTCGCTCGTTTTCTTGTTCCTTGACGAGCGTCTGTATCAACTATCCTATCGTCTGTACTTCTTTTCAGTCCATGTTGTAGTGTTTTCCGTTCCTTGATGTGCTACATGCGTCATCAACGTGATAATAAATAGTTGTATTATTTTGTCACTGTGATCACCTCCTTGGATACATGTCAGCAGGTTGCATCATGGACGTGTATTTTATCACAAGGTCCCAACTCCGGAGTTGTTCTGGTAAAAGAAAAGGTTCATGCTTCGTTTGGATGTAGACATTCAAGGGCTTGGCATTGTATTGGCTCCAATGCCAAATACTCAAGACATTGATATTGCGCTTCAATGCCAATATTAGTGTTTGGATGTTTAGGTATTTCGTACTTGGAATCTAAGAGGAGCAACAATGCCAAATCCTGTTTGGATGGTAAGTATTGTATTGCAGTTTGCACATCTGTGCCTAGAAGGAGGGTTGATGAAGTCGTGCAGCTCGCACACGAAGGTGAGCATAGAGATAAGCAGGAGCGCCAGCGCAACCTTCGCCACGAACACAGGCTTCCATGTGTGGCCCGCGCCGGCGCCGACTGCCGACATCTCCGCCGTGTTCGCGCTAGATCGGCCCCCGCTCCACCTATGCCCCCGCGCTCCTCGCCGCCAGCGTGGGAGCCGGCCGTTGCCTCCATGTGATGAGCAGCAGGCCTTCGGCCCCTAGTCCTCCAGTGTCGAGCACTGCTGCGCCGGCGGCAGGAGCGGGGCCGCGGCGCCCATCCCCGATTGCCCTCGACCTCAATTTGGCGGAGAAGCCGTCGGCCTGGGATTCGCTTCGCGCCGCCGTCGACAGGAGAGAATGAGGAGGAGTGCGGGAGACACACTGCCATGTGCCGCCGTCGAGGATCTGCTTCTGTTTACTCCTGCTAGCGAAGGGTTACGCGAGGCGAGCGAATACATAGGAAAACGGAGGGGTTCAGCTCTGAATTGAGGATTGGGTCGCGCGAGTGTTATCGCTGGCCGAGAGATATTCGGCTCGAATGCCACGCCCGAATGCCGTGACCATCCAAACAGCGATATTCGGGCTGCCGAATACCAAATCCTAATTCTAGGGCTCAATATATACATCCAAACGGACTGTCAGAGTTTTAGGATTCGTATCTACTGGTATGTAAAATATTTGAGGCGAGCTGGTATTTGTATACTTGTATCAAAGCGTTGTCAAGGCAATCAAACCTATAATAATATCCCAACAGCATCAAACGGGCAGTACAGATGTAGGGTGCATGTGCACAGATCCAAAACAACTAAAATAAGGAGAACTCCTTGATACAGGTTCTATGAAATCTACAACGTGTTTTCACAACCTTTCATGTTCTTCAATGGTGTATTTTGAGTCACTGAACCGAGCGGTGTAGCAGCCCAGGTCCGCTTGATCAGGCATCCATTGGTCAGAATACAATTGTAGGCGGAGCCGGCGGCAAGTACGAAGTTTGATATATATTATGGGTTAGGCCAATATCCCATGGCAAGGGCCAACTGTAGACGATTGGTAAAATGAATAGTAGTCGAACTTTTAAAGGTAGGGGTATGTATACGGATTTCGCAAAAGAAAGGGGTATATATATGGAAAAATCAAGAGACACTTGGGGAGTATCGAAGTATTCGTCATGTGAGTATTTGTATACAAAAATCATAAAGAGATACTTGACAAGAATCAACATATTCCGTTCTGTGGGCAAGGGATTTTGATTTTCGATAATGGGCGGATTCTATtggctcaaaatgaagcatcaagagaaTACAAACACAAAGAGCGCATTCCCGtcctctgcatagttaggatgcatACAACCAACATTAATGCACACACACGCAAAACACGTCGGGagtagcaaagtcatataagactaAAGCTATACGTAGGCGAGGAAAAAAAACAAAGCGATTAGGTTCGCGATCGGCAAACCACCAGGATGACAATATCTGCAccaccatctcatgacaccacacaAGCGGCGAGTttcttcaacaacaacgccttcaagaaggatcaATGCTCGAGCGCCACCATCACTGGATCCGATCATCCAATGtaagaatctaggttttcaccatgAAGAGTTAGTCTGAGCATATTCGAGTAGTGCCTTCAACAAAGTAACAACATAAAAGTGTCGCCATTGCCATGTATAACCAACACAGGTTAGACCTGGCACTACTAGGGAGAAGCCTAGTAGTGGCACGGGGTAAAAGTCTAGAAGTAGCGCGAGGGCCCACGCTGCTACTACCACGGTACAGCTAACATGTTAGTAGTAGCACATGCGCCAACCTGCGCTACAACTACttaggttagtagtagcgtgggtctggcgcccgcgctactgctacctcTGTGTATTTTTTCCTATGTATTTACATGTATTTATAGAACAATTATACATGTTTTATACAGTCCAACATATACATGCATCATTGAAGTTATATGATTCAACAATTTCTCATCATCATCTTAGTGACACAACAttgtctcatcatcatcataatcattataCGTTAACCACTAGCTAATTGTTATGAAGGTTGACTAAAATTGCACCAACTAATTGTTGTCATCTTAGCTAGATAGCTACCCAGCACATAGTAGTGGAAACATGATCGAGGGTACAAACATCCAGTAGTTAGTTAGTATCGAGCATGACAAGtattaggacctactcctctctttTAGGGAAAATTAAAAAGAATAGGAAATTGGTCTTCTCATGGCAAGTAATTGTCATTTCACCTTGCACATCCATCATCGCAGGCACAACAACTCTTGGGAGCTTCTGTTGAAGAACATAATAGTAACATAGTAAGCAGTGTAGTTTATTTAGCAAGAATGTATAAAAAAGAAGGACTAGTGACAcaatagtaaaaaaaatcttaccatgcatTTTCTACAAATGTTAGTATCGCTCAACTTGTGGACTAGTGGCACATATCGTGTAGTATTTCGGCTAGCTCCATAAGTGCCCTTAAACGACTGCACAACAATAGCAAAGGAGACGGGATAATTATTCTCCTCCCAAGTAAGATCTGAGCCACTAGTGTAATAGGTCTCCTCTACTATATTCCATGTTTTTCTTGGAGATATAAAATAAGCTATAAATTTTAAATAAATGAGTTAAGTTAGGGGTTCATAAAAACTATTTTTAAATAAGCAACATAGATTATTTAAAAAAAGAAATTTACACGGAGGAAGAATTGGAATCATGCGCAGATCCACCTAAATGTCTTGATCATATTGAGGAAAGGTGACTGGATCATATTGAGGAACGATCCAATATCGAAGCTTATGCTCATACCAACCGCAAATCTGCAAGCCTTGAATAATCCTCTCCAATTTGCACAAGCAAAATATGTGTCAGTGTCACCTTCATGATTGTAGATCGTAGCCTCAAAAATGAAACCATGTTTCATCGTAAGGTAAGCTGTCCTCTCATCCACCTTATCCATGTCATCAAAATAAAGCTTCTCTAGGACATAATGCATTGCATGGTAGGGGCTGCACTATtcgaattatatatatataaaagaaattACACATTAAACCAAAAATCTTAAGTTATGTTTAATTAAGAAGGAAATATGTGCATAAGTACCGTATAATATTTGTAGCCCTCTTTAAGCGTGAGGGAGAAGCACCTATCTTTTTCCAAGTGAGGATCGCAACCCAGCGGTGTATTTTGAGTCACTAAACCTAGCAGTATAGCAGCCCGCGGTCCACTTGATCAAGCATCCATTGATCAAAATACAATTCAAGGTGGATCCGGGGGCAAGTACGAAGTTTGATAAATATCATTAGGCCAATATCCCATGGTAAGGGCCAACCGTAGACGATTGGTAAAATGAATAGTAGTCAAACTTTTAAAGGTAGGAGTATGTTTATAGAAAATGAAGAGATACTTGGAGAGTATCGAAGTATTCATTATGTGAGTATGTGTATACAAAAATCAAGAGTTACTTCACATGAATCAAAATATTCGTTGCATTGGCAATGGATTTTGGTAGGTTGGGACTTCTTGAGATAATAACCCTACTCCTGCATGTATTGCAAAACAAAGGTTTGCTTTGCTAACAccctccctcccccaccccccacgcAGAAGTTATAGATCTTAA
The window above is part of the Triticum aestivum cultivar Chinese Spring chromosome 2A, IWGSC CS RefSeq v2.1, whole genome shotgun sequence genome. Proteins encoded here:
- the LOC123186097 gene encoding uncharacterized protein; this encodes MAKCLAVALLLLVALAYCDGRELNQKGQALATARGAGGGIGEEKILGLPELPLVGTVTGTSTVTGPAVVLPAIPAHP